The following is a genomic window from Staphylococcus saccharolyticus.
TTAATCACATTGAAACTTCTGATGATGTCATTATTGCAGGAAGTGGCGCTGCCATTATTGATGTTTCAAGAGTTGCGCGTGATCATGTTTTGACTGGTCTAGAATTCGCTTGTGGCATACCTGGCTCGATTGGTGGCGCTGTGTTTATGAACGCAGGCGCTTATGGTGGAGAAATTAAAGATTTCATCGATCACGCTTTATGTGTAAACGAAAAAGGAGAATTGTTAAAACTCACTACCGAAGAATTAGAGCTCGATTATCGCAATAGTATTGTACAGAAAAAACATCTAGTAGTATTAGAAGCAGCTTTCACATTAGAACCTGGACAACTAAAGGATATACAAGCTAAAATGGACGATTTAACAAAACGTCGTGAATCTAAACAGCCTTTGGAATTCCCATCTTGTGGTAGTGTATTCCAACGACCACCAGGTCACTTTGCAGGTAAGCTAATCCAAGATTCTGATTTACAAGGACATCGAATTGGTGGGGTGGAGGTATCAACTAAACATGCTGGTTTTATGGTTAATGTCGATAATGGTACTGCCACAGATTATGAAAACTTAATTCATCACGTACAAAAAACAGTGAAAGAAAAATTCGATGTGGAGTTAAACACAGAAGTACGCATTATTGGTGAACATCCTAAAGACTAATCTCATCAAGGAGGTACTTCTTATGGCAAAGGTATATGGTTCATTCATTGATAAAGATACTATATGTAAACATT
Proteins encoded in this region:
- the murB gene encoding UDP-N-acetylmuramate dehydrogenase translates to MFKTLNKNDILSELKSIIPSDIIKVDEPLKRYTYTETGGEADFYLSPTKNEEVQAIVKFAYENEIPVTYLGNGSNIIIREGGIRGIVLSLLSLNHIETSDDVIIAGSGAAIIDVSRVARDHVLTGLEFACGIPGSIGGAVFMNAGAYGGEIKDFIDHALCVNEKGELLKLTTEELELDYRNSIVQKKHLVVLEAAFTLEPGQLKDIQAKMDDLTKRRESKQPLEFPSCGSVFQRPPGHFAGKLIQDSDLQGHRIGGVEVSTKHAGFMVNVDNGTATDYENLIHHVQKTVKEKFDVELNTEVRIIGEHPKD